The genomic window GTGGCCGCGGTCTCCTCCGGTCACCCTGATCGGTCCCGCCGCCCGGTACACACCGATCCCCGTGTCCCGGTTCCTGGACAGTCCGGTGCCGCTGCCCCAGGAGACAACAGCCGGACCCGCTTCACTCCCCTCCGGTTCCGCTGCCCAGGACACAACAATCCCCGCTCTCACCCTTCCTACCCCTACGTCCAGCACTCTCCGGCGTTCGGGAATCCTCGGTCCCGGTCTCCGGGACACCCGGGTCCCGCCGCGCTCCCCTCCGATCCCGCTGTCCGGGACCTCCCGGAACACAGCTCCCCGTTCTCAGCCTTCCTACCCCCGCGTCCCGCACGCTCCGGCGTTCGGGACAGCCCAGTCCggtctccatccctcctgccccgATCACCGGAGCACCCCGGTGCCGGTGTTGACATCGCCCCGGTGTGCAAGACGCCCGGTACCGGCGCGCAGCCCTCCCTACCCTCCTCCCGGGGACACCCCGGCCCCGCTGTCCGAGCCTTACCCCGCTCCGCAGGACCCCCCGGTCCCGGTAGGACGGAGCCCCGTTCCGGGACGCGGTCCCAGCGCGCATCCTGCCCGGTCGGGCGTGCGGGACCCCTCGGTCCCGGTGTCCGGACCCCTCCAACTCGCGTCTCAAGCGCGCAGCCCCTCTCCGCGGTCCCGGGGCGCTGCCCCCCGATCCGCTCCGGTGCCGGGGACCGCTGCCGCTGCCGGTGCCCGCACGGTGGTCCCGGGGATGGGGGGCTCCGGCGGGGCACTGACCTGTGCTGCCGGCCTCGGGGGCCGCCATCCTGTCCCGGCCCCGTGAGCCTCCCGGAGCGGAGCCGCGCCGAGCCGtgccgcgccgccgcccggtGCGGGCTGTTGtgcgcccgccgcccgccccgccgccccccgcacCGGCCGCGGCTGCGCACTGGGCCGCAcgcggcgccgccgcctcccccaTGTGATTCCCGGGGACAGCCTCGTGCCCCAGTGACACACTTTCCGCCGGCGGCCtcggccccgcgccgccgctgGGGAGCCCGGGCTCGGCGGGGACCCCCGCACCGGGGCCGCCCGACGGACCGCGGGGACCGGGACCCGCACCGGGACCCGCACCGGGGGGACGCGGGGCGCCCCGTCGGGCAGCGCAGCACGGTCCCCGTGCGCGCTGGGGACCCCCGGGCGCAGCAGTGTCCCCTGCACTGCGGACACTTGGGTGCAGCACCTGACACATCTGTCACCTGGCGCGACACCATCCCCCCAGTCACGGCACCGGCAGCGCTGTCGCCTTGCACAGCGCTGTCACCTGCGCTGGCAACACCTGAGCGCGGCGctggctgtcccctgcagcGGGGACATCCACTGTCACTCTGCGTGCCACCTTCCCCTGGGGATACCTGGGCACCGATGCCACCCCGCACaacactggggacacccaggtGCCTCTGTCACCCCTCAAATCGCAGCCCGTTGTCCTAGGGACACCCAGGCACCCCGCGTGGCACTGTCCCCtgcactggggacactcagctATCCCTGTCACCCCACATGGCACCGTCTCCTGTGCCCAcctgttccagcagcagcaggttgcctgtgcatggcacagcccccTGCCCGCTGTCCCCACGCTGTCCCCACGCTGTGCCCGCGGGTGCCCGCTGTGGCACGTGCCTGGCATccacatcccagcctggccccgCTCCTGGCTGCCGCGGGGGCTGCGGCAACGCCGTGCCAGGGCACAATTGGTGGCAGATCTGGGTCGCGGAGCCGGCCggggccagcccagccccggtgGCACCGTGGGGCTCCCTGGGTGCTCCTGCAGGAAGGTTTTGGGGGTGCCCGTGTGCCGGGcgctgccctggcacccagccaggaggagaaggagccgAACACGGATGTGCCAGCGCCGGGAAATCCTCCGAGCTCATCCCGCAGGAGGGGAGGCCTCCGGTGTCCCTGCGGAGTTCccggggaggggacaccagAGCTGTGCACCCCAAACACTCCCTGGAACCCCTCAGCTGGCGGTGTCCGGGGTTTGCTGGGGGTGCTccgggattttggggttccccaaggcactggggcagggggaaCACCCCGACACGCCACAGGACGTGCCCTTGCCCTGAGTCACGGGGCGGGTGCGCGGGGCCGTGGCACCTCCGGCCGGGAGAACCGCGGAAGGATGTGTGGGGCCAGGCGGGAACGGCAACGGGGAACCCGGGGGGGACACCCCGTTCCTGGGGTGAAGGGACCCCCGTGGCCGCACCGTGCAGTGCCCCCGGCCCCCGCAGCTCCTCGCTCCCCTCCCGGCACGTTCCCGGGGATTATCCGTGACTCAGCCGCGCGTCTGGGTTGGGAAAACATCCCCGCGCACGGCGCTGCGGCACACGGCGCCGGGGATGCTCGCCTGAATCCCGGATCCCCCCGGAATCCCCGGGACCGGACAAATCTTTTGGGGTCTCCCTGTGGGAACCCCGCACGGGGAGTCCTGGTGGgggtgctgtgagcagggaccccgcgctgggcacagctgggataTTTCCGGGATATCCCCCCTCTGGGACCACCCATGGGGAGCGGATTGAGGGAGAGGAGCCACCAaagccatggggacaggggggtTCTGCCGCTGACGTGAGCGGGGAACGCCCCCAGAGGCCGGGTCTGTGTCTCGGGGGACTCCCTGTGCACCCCGACATGGCAGCGCCCGTGCCAAGCAGTGCAGGGCACGGAGGGGGCACCTGAACGCCCCTCGAGGTCGCCACATGCCAGATTCACTCCTAAATCCTGCACTTGCACGGAtctgtgcagccctgcacccccaaaccctgcattcctgcatcctgcacccccaaaccctgcaccccTGCATCCCGCACCCATAAactctgcatccctgcatcctgcaccccaaatcctgcatcCCTGAAACCCCAAACTCTGCACTCCTGCATCCCAAactctgcatccctgcatcctgcacccccaaaccctgcatccctgcatcctgcacccccaatcctgcatccctgcatcccaaactctgcatccctgcatcctccACCCCCAAACTCTGCATCCCTGAATCCTGCACCCATAAATTCTGCATCCCTGAATCCTgcacccccaaaccctgcatccctgcatcctgcaCCCCCAAACTCTGCATCCTGCACCCCCAAACTCCGCATCTCTGTACTTTCCTGAGGATCCTGCAAGCCCAGAACCTGACCCCCTGTATCCTGCACCCCCTAACCCTGCACCCCTGCATTCTGCACCCCCAAACTCTGCactcctgcatcctgcacccccaaaccctgcatcccagcatcctgcaccccaaaactgcaTTCTGCACCCCCATACTCTGCACCCTTGCATCCTGCACCCCCAAACTCTGCATCCCCGCATCCTGCACCCCTAAACTCTGCATCCCGGTACTTTCCTGAGGATCCTGCAAGCCCAGATTCTGCCCCCCTGTATCCTGCACCCCCACATCCTGCACCTCCCGGGGTCGTGCCAGGACGCCGCGGGGTACCCCCACCCGCCGTGGGGTGCCCGGACTGTCGGGGGGCACACACCCATCACCCCGTCCGTGCCACcggctgtgcccctgcccttCCCGTGCCCCAGGTGCACCCCCCATTTCAACACTCCGCATTTCCCTCCCCGCCACTGCTCCCGGGGGCAGGAGGCAGCGGTGGGGCCGgtgcccggtgccggtgcccggtgcccggtgccggtgccggtgccgtgGCCGTGCCGCGTGACGCTCGCCCCGCTTCCCGGCCGGCGCCTGCGTGCCGAGGGTTTATTTTTACTCGGGGCTGGAGCCTTGTTTACCTTGTTGAACCTTTTCCAGGAAAAGGGGGAGGGGGTGTCTCCGCCGGGACACCGGGGGCTTGTTCTTGCTTATCCCCCCCCTCGGCCCCCGGGGTTGGACAGCGGGGGCTGGCACGGGACAGGACCCCCAgtcctgcacccccagccccactcgGACACCCCCAGAGCTACcggtggggctgcagctcccctgtgGGTTTGGGGACAGCGGGTCCTGCTGTGTCCCCGTGTCACCCTACACTCATCGAGCCTCACTTTCCCCACTCGTAACTGAGCTTTGGGGGGGGCAACCAGAGGTGCGGGTGCAACCCAATTTGGGGGTCCTGCAGCCCTGACCCCCCCTTTGTGTCCCCATTGGGGGGAAGAGTGGGGCAGGACCCGCAGTGGTGCTGTAGGGGCAGGAGAGTGCTTGGAGGGtcgggttttggggtgttttggggcggttttggggtgttttcctgcagggagcagccctggctcgGCCCCTGGCTCTTGGCTGGGGCAACAGCTCCCGCTGCCAGATTCGTCCTCCCTCCCCGGGAACGGGAAAAATCGGGTAAACAAGGCATTCCTGGCCCCGGGCGGGGCACCCCGCGGCAGGTGGGGACACCCCGTGGTGTGCGGGCACTGCGGAATGGGGCAGAGCGGGGTTGGGGTGCAGGGAGACCCCAGGAagtgcagggatttggggtgcagggtttgggggtACAGGGACCGACCCCCAAGAGGGGCAGGAGTGCAGGATTGCGGGGAGCAGGAGTGCACAGATTTGTGGATGTGTGGGATTTAGGGATGGATGCACCCCGGGAGGTTGCAGGGACCCCAAAGAATGCAGGATCAGGGGGTGTAGGGACCCCATGAGGATTTAGGGGTGCAGGGCCACAGGAAAGGTGCATTGGGATGGTTTGGAGGTCTCAGCACCCCAGGAGGGTTCGGGGCCCCAGAAATTGGGGTGACACTGTGACATAGGGGTGCAAAAGGGGTGCGGGACCCCGGGGGTAGGGGGGACCCCAATATGTTCATCAtgtggggggctctggggagcacccccagggggaggagccctggcacctgcccccacccccccccccaatatCTCAGCGATGTTTGTGCTGATGTTTGTGCTCCCTCTGCAGCCTTGGGACCCCGCGGGAGGGGGGGCAAAGGCGGGCAGGGGGCGGGACAGCAGCGGGAACTCCTTCATCCTCCACATCCCCCTCCTCAGACCCACCACCTGCGAGCCctcctcccctttccccttccgCCGTCACCCCAAGTTTGACCTTCCCAAGAGTCAAACCTGTGAGCAAGTGGGGAGGGGGCCACCCCATTAacgcccccccccccctccaaaCCCACAGGTCACAGAGAGGCCACGGCGCCGTGGCCAGCGGCCGGGTTGGCATCTGTGCCAGCCCATGTGAGCgggctccctcctcctcctcctcctcttcctcctcctcctcctctcgcGGGGAGCCCTCTCCATGCGCGTCACGTGGCGCTGGCATGTGCGCCCTGCTCCATTTTTAGCCCCAGCAGCCTCCGTGCTGCAGAGCCATGTGCGGGCGGGTGCCGGCCGGCACGTGGGCCTGCCGCAgcgggcaccggcaccggcaccggcaccggcccGGGCACGGCGGGGACACGGCACCGTGTGTGCGGATAGcgatttgtgtgtgtgtgtgtgtgtgtgtgtgtgagcatggttctgtgtgtgtgtgaacatggctctgtgtgtgtgagcactgtCGTGTCTGTGAACATGgtcatgtgtgtgtgtgagcatgGTTCTGTATTTGTGTGAGCACTGTCATGTCTGTGAACgtggctctgtgtgtgagcatggttctgtgtgtgtgtgtgagcactgtCATGTGTGTGAGCATGGTTCTGTATGTGTGTGAacatggctctgtgtgtgtgagcactgtCATGTCTGTGAACATGgtcatgtgtgtgtgtgaacatGGTTCTGTATGTGTGTGAGCACTGTCATGTGTGTGAACgtggctctgtgtgtgagcatggttctgtgtgtgtgtgagcactgtCATGTGTGTGAACATGGCCCTTTGTGTGTTTGAGCACTGCCATGTGTGTGAACATGgtcatgtgtgtgtgtgagcatgGTTCTGTATTTGTGTGAGCACTGTCATGTCTGTGAACgtggctctgtgtgtgagcatggttctgtgtgtgtgtgagcactgtCATGTGTGTGAACATGGCCCTTTGTGTGTTTGAGCACTGTCATGTCTGTGAACATGgtcatgtgtgtgtgtgagcatggttctgtgtgtgtgtgtgagcactgtCATGTGTGTGAACGTGGCTCCGTGTGTGAGCAtggttctgtgtgtgtgtgtgagcactgtCATGTGTGTGAGCAtggttctgtgtgtgtgtgtgagcactgtCATGTCTGTGAACgtggctctgtgtgtgagcatggttctgtgtgtgtgtgagcactgtCATGTGTGTGAACATGGCCCTTTGTGTGTTTGAGCACTGCCATGTGTGTGAATATGgtcatgtgtgtgtgtgagcactgtCATGTGTGTGAACATGGCTCTCTATGTGAACATGGCTCTCTATGTGAACATGGCTCTCCGTGTGTTTGAGCACTGCCATGTGTGTGAACATGgtcatgtgtgtgtgtgtgaacatGGCTCTTTATGTGAACAtggctctgtgtctgtgtgaaCATGACTGTGTATGTGAACATGGCTCTTTGTGTGTTTGAGCACTGCCATGTGTGTGAACATGGTCATGTGTGTGTGAacatggctctgtgtgtgtgtgaacatGGCTTTCTGTGTGTTTGAGCACTCTCATATGTTTGAACATGgtcatgtgtgtgtgtgaatgtggTTCTGTGTGTTTGAGCACTGTCATGCATGTGAACATGGCTCTGTATGTGTCAGCATGGTCACACGTGTGTGAACATGGCTTTCTGTGTGTTTGAGCACTGTCACGTGTGTGAacatggctctgtgtgtgtgagcactgtCATGCATGCCAGCATGACTGTATTTGTGTCAGCATGGTCACACGTGTGTGAACacggctctgtgtgtgtgaacaTGGCTATGTGTACTAACCCGCTCATGTCTGTGTGAGCACAGCGACATGTGTGTGCAACCACAGCCATGTACATGTGTgagcacagtgtgtgtgtgtgagcacagccacACGTGTGTACAAccacatctgtgtgtgtgtgtgagcacagccacACGGGTGTACAACCACAGCCATGTACATGTGTgagcacagtgtgtgtgtgtgagcacagccacACGTGTGTACAAccacatctgtgtgtgtgtgagcacagccacACGTGTGTAcaaccacagcacagccacacttGTGTACAGCCAGGATATAAATACAAGAGCAGCCACACATGTGTGTAACACAGCCAACCATGGCCCCGTGTGTGTATGAGAATGGCCACACACGTGTGTAAacacagatgtgtgtgtgtttttgagCACACCCACACAGGTGTTTGAACACTGCCACCCCTGTGAGTGACCACAGCCACATGTGCACAGTGACACGGGGGGGGGACAACCACAGCCCGCCGTGTCTGAACAGCACCCACCCATGTGCACAcgctgctgccagggctcgaTGTGACCCATGGCACAGCAGGAACCTCGGAGGGGCTTCCCCAGTGCCACACCGCGGGGGTGGCACCGCCGCCGTGACCCGGCCACCAGGAGCAGGGGCaccctgaggctgccaggggctgggtgaAGGGGGATCTCCCCCCGCGTGTGTTTGCGTGTCCCTGAGCGCGGCTCTGCAGAGGGAGCCACGTCCCCCACGTGTCCCCTGTGCGTCCCCAGCACGTGCCACgcgtgtcccctgtgtgtccccggTGACACGGCCCCGTGTGCTGCGGGAGGGGCGGAGTTTCAGCCGCGAGAGGGGGAAACGCTCCTCCGTGTgcgtttgtgtgtgtgtgtacgtGTACATACATGTCCCTACGTGTGCCTGCAGTGCGGGCTGTGCGTGTGCATGAGTGTGCATACATGAGTGTGCTCCGGGACTGCAGTCGGGGttgctgagcaggggctgcagtgtCCGCGGGCTGCGCCTGTGCTGCAGCGGGGGCTGCGCTCGCTCCCTGCAGGGGGACACGCGTGTGCGTGTGCGTGTCCGTGCATGCACgagtgtgctggggctgcagcctctgcagagaGGGTGCTGcggactctgtgtgtgtgtgtgtgtgtgtgtgtgtgtgtgtgtgtgtgtgtgtgtgcgcgcgCGCGCGCTCTTGCACACGTCCAGCAGgaactgcagagctctgtgtgtgcagttcAGTCCCCGTGGGGGGGTGCGCGCCAGTGGGGAGGTGCGGAGCCCCAGaatcacagcacagccccccccccccatgcCCGGTCTCCCTGCACGGGGGGCTCGCAGCTCGGGGTCCCTTTGTGTGGCCCCCCCGcccctccgtgtcccctcccGCCGCGGGACCGGCCCGTGACCCGAGCCCCCCCCGTGGGGCGGGGAGCCGCTACCGCCACTCTCGGGGGCCCCCGAGCGGCCGCCCCCGGTACTGCGGCGCGGGACCCCCGCCTCACGCGTGTCCGCGTGTCGCGACCACCCCCGGCCCCCGGCGCGGCCCGTGGGGAGCGGCGCGGGTGGGCACCGCCCCGGGGGTCCCCGGGCGGGCACCGGCCCCGCTCCTCACCCCCGGGGATCCCACCGCCCCCACCGCCGCCGGCGCATGCGCGCCGAGCCCCGTTCGCCGGTACCCGGGGTCCCGTGCCCGGTACCgacccccgccccgccgcccccccgcGCGGCTCATCCCCGCGCGGGTCATCCCCGGGCCAGGGGCCGCTCCGCGCCGATGCCCCCGGcgccccccgcgccgccgccccgcggTGCCGGCGGGCGGTAAAGGGGGCCCGGCCATGCGGTCCACGGCGTTCCgggggggcgggcggcggcggcccgagggggcgggcggggaggaggaggaggaggagggggaggagggggaggaaggccccgctccgccggcccggcggccccgggccccgccgccgctggGGGCACACACGGGCCGCGGCTGCGGGGTGGCGgagcgggagcggagcggggccgcggcggggccggcggccggCGGGGGCAGGGCCGCGGCGGGGGATGCGGGcgggctgcccggggaggcggcggcggcggggccgggagcggggccggggccgggagcggggcccgcGGAGCCGGGGAAGCGGCGGCCCGCGGCCCGCGCAGCGATGGGCGCCGGCGGAGGGTCGCCCGGGCAGGCCGCCTGCCTGCGGCagatcctgctgctccagctggaccTGAtcgagcagcagcagcagcagctgcaggccaAGGAGCGGCAGATCGAGGAGCTCCGGGCCGAGCGCGACACGGTACGGCGGGGAAACGGAgcggggtgggggggggggcaCCGGGGGGAACGGGGAGGTGGGCGGGAATGCGGCGTGGAAGGGGTTAACTCCCGCCAAGGTTAACTCCTCCTTGGGTTTaaccaacccccccccccccagatTGAACCCACTGCCCTGTGGAGTGAGCCCCCCGCCCCCTCAGGGTTAATTCCCCCTAAGGTTTAACCTCCCTCAGGTTTAACCCCCCCCACCATGGGGTGACCCCCACCCTAGGGTTAACCTCCCTAGGTTAAACACCCTCCTATGGGTTAACCCTCCCCATGGGGGTGATCCCTACTGGATTTAACCCCCCCTGGCTTTAACACCCTTCCCGTAGAATGATGCCCCCTCCCCACAGGGTTAATGGCTCCCCAACACCACCCAGGGGTCCCTGGGATTGTGGTGGAGTTCTGCCCACCAACAGGAAAGTTCTCACTCCCCCTGACACCCAAGGGGTTAATGCTGCCCCCCTTTTTGGGGGTTAATACCCCCCTTTTTGAGGATTAATACCCCACTCTTTAGGGGTTAATACCCCACTCTTTGGCGGTTGAtttcacttctcttttttttaaattccgTCCTCTCAATGCTTAATTTACCCCCTCCCCTTGTTTGGGTTAATATCCCCCTTACCGGGGCAATACCCCCTTTTTGGGGTTTGATTTCACCTCTTTTACGGGGGTTAATTCAGTGCCCTCTTTGGGGGTTAATGTGCCCCCTTCTTTGGGGGCTAATTCCACCACCTTATTGGGAGTTAATGCCCCCCAAATTAACCCTTTGAGGGTTAATTCTTTGGGGTGAATGCCCCCTCCTCTTTGGGGGTTAATTCCACCTCTCTTTGGGGCTTAATTCCATCCCCTTGTGGGTTAATGTCCACCCCTCTTTGGGGGTTAATTCTGCACCCCATCGCAGTTATTGCCCCCCACCTTTGAGGGTTAACTCTGTGCCCCTGTTTGGGGTTAATGCCTCCCCCCCAAACCCTTTTTGGGGGTTAATTCCACCTCTCTTTGGGGGTTAATTCTGCACCCCATCGCAATTATTGCCCCCCTCTTTGAGGGTTAACTCTGCTCCCCTCGAGGGTTAATGCCGCCCTTTCTTGGGGGGGTTAATGTCCCCCCATAGGGGTTAACATCCAACCCCCTTGGAGGTTCATGTGCCCCTCATGGCAGTTAACCTGCTCCCCCCATGGCACCACAGGGGTtaatcccccccccccccccgccttGACTGATAATGCCCCTCACGTTCTCCCCTCGTGGGGGAGGCCCCTCGGGGGTTAATGTGCCTCCCTGTGGGGGTTCAccacccccctggcaccccaggGGTTAatcgccccccccccccccccaacttGAGTGTTACTGTTCTCCCCCTATGGCACCCCAGGGGTTAATGCCCCCCTTCCCCTTGGGTGTTAGTGTTCTCCCCCATGGCACTCCAGGGGTTAATCCCCCCCTCTTTGAGAATTCCCTCATTGGGGGCATCTGGtaccggggggggggggggggggggggttaaTGCCCCCTTCCCCAAAGGGTTAAACACAATTCTGCCCCCCCATCCCACCCACCCCGGGGGTCTCTGCCACCCGCAGGGCTGGGTTCCCCCCCTCGGGAGTCGCGGGTGCCCCCGGGGGTcgcagcccccccccccccccccccccgacaAAGCGGCGGGGGCACAAagggcgggggcggggcgggggttAACGGGCCGCCGCCTGTTACCGTGGCGACcgggcgggggggggggaggggaacCTTAAAGGGGCCGCGTCACCGGGCGGGACACGGCCACACCAGGCCACACCACAAGGGATGTCGCCTCTCTCGCTGCTGGGGCCAGCTCGGGGATTTGGGGGCCGTCACAGCCATGAGAGGCTTCCAGGCTTGGgggggacactgtggggtcccCACAGCTGTGCTCTCCCCCCGCCCCCCACGTGTGTCCTGCGTCACCCCATAAATGCCATGTGTGCCCCCCCCCACATTGTCGCACCTGCGTTGTCCCCCCATGGGTGCTGTGTCACCCCATAGATGCTGAGTGTCCCCCCCACAGCCATGGGTCgcccccctgccagccccacggTGGCCGTGTGCCACCATCAGCGGTGGCTGCAGTGGCGGTGTCAGCAGTGGTGGCCCCGTTGGTGGCAGGAAGGACGGGGCCACCCCCCCCACGTGGTGTCACCGCAGGCAATGCCGCGTCCCCCAACATGGAGGAGCCACTGCGGCAAGTCCGTGATGGGACTCGAGGGGCACGGCCTCCCAggggtgacactgctggggacatggggctgCCACACCCTGCGTgcactgggctctgctccccaaaacTGGGCCACACCTTTGGGAGGTGCTGGGTGCCCAACTCTGCTGTCCACAAACAGTTCTGGGGATGGCTGGGGACAAGTGACCATGGGCAGGGGTCACCAGGTGCTCTTTAAACCCACAGCTAATTgcaacccccccccccctccatCCTTGGGGAGGACACACAGAGGGTGGGACCCCCAAAtcctctgctttctgctgccccatctctggaagtatTCCAGGCTGggttggacagggtttggaacagctgggatggtggaagaTGTCCTTGTAGCAGCACAAGCAGAGAGTGGCCATTTTGTGTTGTTGGACATCCAgtggcagctgccctggggtgcccagggggtgACCCCACCCCGAGGTgagccctccctcccctgcctcgCAGCTCCTGGCGCGGATCGAGCGCATGGAAAGGCGGGTGCAGCTGGTGAAGAAGGACAGCGAGCGGGAGAAGCACCGCATCTTCCAGGGCTTTGAGGTGGATGAGAAGCCCGAGGCAGAGgcctgtgagaagctgcctCTGGagtgtccccaggagctgctggagcctccCCCGAGCCTGCAGCCCAAGCACTTCCCCTACGGCAGGAACGGGAAGGGGCATAAAAGGTACAGAGTGCATGGGGGGATgtgtggggaggaggggggacACTCCCTGTGGCTTCACTTTTGAGGTGTTTGGAGAGGCCACCCAGCACCAGGAACACATCCCTGTGTCAAGGAGAACCTCAAGAAGGGGAGTGCAGGGTCCCAAAATCTTGAGGAAGCCCTTCTGTAAACTGCTAAAGTCTGGCCCtggtgcagcagccctggcttgggggtgccagcagccccccacagcatccctgatGCAGAGTGAGGATCCATGTGCCTGGCTcagctcttcttcctcctgcagGAAGCCAACATTTGGGAGCACAGAGAGGAAGACGCCTGTGAAAAAACTAGTGTCAGAATTCTCAAAAGTGAAGAGTAAAACTCCGAAACACTCCCCGGGGAAGGAGGAGTCGGGCGGCTCCTTGGCTGAAACTGTTTGTAAACGAGAACTGCGGAGCCAAGAGACTCCGGAAAAAACCCGCTCGCTCCTGGAGACCCCGCTGAGAGCATCAGCGCCACCCAAGGGTCCTGGCACCCACCCCAAGGAGAAAAGCTTTGTCAGTGAGGCCGACGACCTGCCCTACCTGTCCACCACAGAAATGTACCTGTGCCGCTGGCACCAGCCGCCGCCGTCGCCGCTGCGGGAGCCTTCCCCCAAAAAGGAGGAGACTGTAGCAAGTAAGGATGCAGAGAAGGGCTCCAGCCTGGGAACAGGGCTCAGGACCCTCATTCTGAAGCTGGGAAAGGGCTCCCATATTCCCAAAGGGAGTGCCCGTGGTGGTGGAAAGGTTCCATGCTGCTGGTTCCTtcc from Ammospiza nelsoni isolate bAmmNel1 chromosome 26, bAmmNel1.pri, whole genome shotgun sequence includes these protein-coding regions:
- the LOC132084019 gene encoding basic proline-rich protein-like, encoding MAPSPVPTCSSSSRLPVHGTAPCPLSPRCPHAVPAGARCGTCLASTSQPGPAPGCRGGCGNAVPGHNWWQIWVAEPAGASPAPVAPILQAQILPPCILHPHILHLPGSCQDAAGYPHPPWGARTVGGHTPITPSVPPAVPLPFPCPRCTPHFNTPHFPPRHCSRGQEAAVGPVPGAGARCPVPVPVPWPCRVTLAPLPGRRLRAEGLFLLGAGALFTLLNLFQEKGEGVSPPGHRGLVLAYPPPRPPGLDSGGWHGTGPPVLHPQPHSDTPRATGSSPGSAPGSWLGQQLPLPDSSSLPGNGKNRPWDPAGGGAKAGRGRDSSGNSFILHIPLLRPTTCEPSSPFPFRRHPKFDLPKSQTCEQPQQPPCCRAMCGRVPAGTWACRSGHRHRHRHRPGHGGDTAPCVRIAISRATRVPCVSPVTRPRVLREGRSFSRERGKRSSVCSGLLSRGCSVRGLRLCCSGGCARSLQGDTRVRRPPPVLRRGTPASRVSACRDHPRPPARPVGSGAGGHRPGGPRAGTGPAPHPRGSHRPHRRRRMRAEPRSPVPGVPCPVPTPAPPPPRAAHPRAGHPRARGRSAPMPPAPPAPPPRGAGGR
- the MSL1 gene encoding male-specific lethal 1 homolog; translated protein: MGAGGGSPGQAACLRQILLLQLDLIEQQQQQLQAKERQIEELRAERDTLLARIERMERRVQLVKKDSEREKHRIFQGFEVDEKPEAEACEKLPLECPQELLEPPPSLQPKHFPYGRNGKGHKRKPTFGSTERKTPVKKLVSEFSKVKSKTPKHSPGKEESGGSLAETVCKRELRSQETPEKTRSLLETPLRASAPPKGPGTHPKEKSFVSEADDLPYLSTTEMYLCRWHQPPPSPLREPSPKKEETVAIPSWRDHVVEPLRDPNPSDLLENLDDSVFSKRHAKLELDEKRRKRWDIQRIREQRILQRLQLRMYKRKGIQESEPEVTSFFPEPDDVESLLITPYLPVVAFGRPLPKLTPQNFELPWLDERSRCRLEVQKKQTPHRTCRK